A single window of Granulicella sibirica DNA harbors:
- a CDS encoding type IA DNA topoisomerase, whose protein sequence is MRVVVAEKPSVARDIARVLGCERRQDGFFEGPNAIVTYAIGHLVNLPMPETLNPAWAGAWTAQKLPMIPGQWHYVVNPKTADQFAVVKRLLNARDTTEVVNAADAGREGEAIFRRIYAMAGCRKPVMRFWASSLTEEAIREAFERLRPAADYDSLADSAQTRAEIDWLWGMNYTRAYTITNGVLCTVGRVQTPTLALIVAREAQITGFVKSFFYQLHAQMPGFVAKALKFLDGGKTTFDFEEKFEVEEIQRAIPADTEALIESVKLSTQRRSPPQLYNLGALQKDANKRYGYTAARTLEIAQSLYENYKVLTYPRTSSRHIGTDMVAGLAGTLKAISFQADAKVVAAAIKRAENGPPLSDNYVDDAKLSDHHAILPTRASAARLSSEERNVYNLVTTRFLGIFLPDKITEMTRVGVDIAGQKFQANGSRVTDPGWAVLMGGKTGDVERGEDGEPLGTLPPLKVGERYPVDSHELKTKERKPPPRYNDATLIAAMETAGKSIEDDELRAIMKGKGLGTEATRSAIIGRLEQSEYIGRDGKFFFPTAKGTSLIAQVSERISSPSLTAAMEEKLMGIEQGEYNSAELREEIEGYLREDIPEVLAAPAIRPPAAAGEPGSADFKLPEGAILCPKCKAGEVRRIGDQAFYGCSAFRQGCRFQVWVEVAKKTLTEAQVKALCGKKGRTPLIKGFVSKAGKKFDAFLVLDAEFKAKFEFEK, encoded by the coding sequence ATGCGGGTGGTGGTTGCGGAAAAGCCGTCGGTAGCGCGGGATATTGCGCGTGTGCTGGGGTGCGAGCGGCGGCAGGACGGCTTCTTCGAAGGCCCGAACGCGATCGTGACCTATGCGATCGGGCACCTCGTCAACCTGCCGATGCCTGAGACGCTGAACCCAGCATGGGCCGGCGCATGGACGGCGCAGAAGCTGCCCATGATTCCCGGCCAGTGGCACTACGTCGTAAACCCCAAGACAGCCGATCAGTTCGCGGTCGTCAAGCGATTGCTGAATGCCCGCGATACGACCGAGGTCGTGAACGCCGCCGACGCCGGGCGCGAGGGCGAGGCGATCTTCCGGCGTATCTACGCCATGGCCGGATGCCGCAAGCCGGTGATGCGCTTCTGGGCGAGTTCTCTGACGGAAGAGGCGATCCGCGAGGCGTTTGAGCGTCTGCGTCCGGCGGCCGATTACGATTCGCTGGCGGATTCAGCACAGACACGGGCGGAGATCGACTGGCTGTGGGGGATGAACTACACCCGCGCCTACACCATCACGAATGGCGTGCTCTGCACCGTCGGGCGGGTCCAGACTCCTACGCTGGCGCTGATTGTCGCGCGCGAAGCTCAGATTACGGGCTTCGTGAAGAGCTTCTTCTACCAGCTTCATGCGCAGATGCCCGGCTTCGTAGCCAAGGCGCTGAAGTTTCTCGACGGCGGCAAGACGACCTTCGACTTTGAGGAGAAGTTCGAGGTCGAGGAGATTCAGCGGGCGATTCCCGCCGATACCGAGGCGCTCATCGAGTCGGTGAAGCTCTCGACGCAGAGGCGCTCGCCGCCACAGCTTTATAACCTCGGCGCGCTCCAGAAAGACGCGAACAAGCGCTATGGCTACACGGCCGCGCGTACGCTTGAGATCGCTCAGAGCCTCTACGAGAACTACAAGGTGTTGACCTACCCAAGGACTAGCTCCCGGCACATTGGCACGGATATGGTGGCAGGTCTCGCGGGGACGCTCAAGGCCATCAGCTTCCAGGCGGACGCGAAGGTGGTCGCGGCGGCGATCAAGCGGGCCGAGAACGGTCCTCCGCTCAGTGACAACTATGTCGACGATGCGAAGCTGAGCGATCACCACGCGATTCTGCCCACGCGGGCCTCGGCGGCGCGCCTCAGCAGCGAAGAGCGCAACGTCTACAACCTCGTGACGACGCGGTTCCTCGGGATCTTCCTGCCCGACAAGATCACCGAGATGACGCGCGTCGGCGTGGACATCGCGGGGCAGAAGTTCCAGGCAAACGGGTCGCGCGTCACCGACCCCGGCTGGGCCGTGCTGATGGGCGGCAAGACCGGCGACGTGGAGCGTGGCGAGGATGGCGAGCCCCTCGGGACGCTGCCTCCGCTGAAGGTTGGCGAACGTTACCCGGTTGACTCGCATGAACTGAAGACGAAAGAACGCAAGCCTCCGCCGCGCTATAACGACGCCACTCTTATTGCGGCGATGGAGACCGCCGGTAAGTCCATCGAGGACGACGAACTGCGGGCCATCATGAAGGGCAAGGGGCTCGGCACCGAGGCCACGCGATCTGCGATCATCGGGCGTCTTGAGCAGTCTGAATACATAGGACGCGATGGCAAGTTCTTCTTTCCGACGGCGAAGGGAACTTCGCTGATCGCGCAGGTCAGTGAGCGGATCTCGAGCCCATCGCTCACTGCGGCCATGGAAGAGAAGCTGATGGGGATCGAGCAGGGGGAGTATAACTCGGCCGAACTGCGCGAGGAGATCGAGGGCTATCTGCGGGAGGACATTCCCGAGGTGCTCGCCGCTCCGGCGATCCGTCCCCCGGCGGCGGCGGGCGAACCGGGCTCGGCTGACTTCAAGCTTCCGGAGGGGGCGATCCTTTGCCCGAAGTGCAAGGCCGGTGAGGTGCGGCGCATCGGCGATCAGGCGTTCTACGGCTGCTCAGCGTTCCGGCAGGGCTGCCGCTTCCAGGTCTGGGTCGAGGTCGCTAAGAAGACCCTCACCGAGGCGCAGGTGAAGGCCCTCTGCGGCAAGAAGGGGCGAACTCCGCTGATCAAGGGGTTCGTGTCGAAGGCCGGGAAGAAGTTCGACGCGTTCCTCGTGCTCGACGCGGAGTTCAAGGCGAAGTTCGAGTTCGAGAAGTAG
- a CDS encoding DsbA family protein: MKLLATAALVLCASLSAVAQTAVPANALDPFKDTSMVKPPAGAKVAIYEFEDLECPACAQAAPVVHAAIDHYKIPLVRHDFPLTNLHPWSLQAAITARYLQDKASPVIAETFRRDVFASQNSIASRDDLDNFTRHWFQTHGVAQPFVMDADGACQKEIQADRALGARMGIVHTPCIFVVTPRRWVQVVDVSQLYRTIDVALAETAAPAIGPAKATHR; the protein is encoded by the coding sequence ATGAAACTTCTCGCCACCGCCGCCCTCGTCCTCTGCGCCTCCCTCTCCGCCGTTGCGCAGACCGCCGTGCCTGCCAACGCGCTCGATCCCTTCAAAGATACGAGCATGGTCAAGCCTCCCGCAGGCGCAAAGGTCGCGATCTACGAGTTTGAAGACCTCGAATGCCCCGCCTGCGCACAGGCCGCTCCCGTCGTCCACGCCGCCATCGATCACTATAAGATCCCCCTCGTCCGCCATGACTTCCCGCTGACAAACCTCCACCCCTGGAGCCTGCAGGCCGCCATCACAGCTCGGTATCTCCAGGACAAAGCGTCGCCGGTAATCGCCGAGACATTCCGTCGCGACGTCTTCGCCAGCCAGAACAGCATCGCCAGCCGCGACGACCTCGACAACTTCACCCGGCATTGGTTCCAGACGCACGGCGTAGCCCAGCCTTTCGTGATGGACGCCGACGGAGCCTGCCAAAAGGAGATCCAGGCCGATCGCGCGCTCGGTGCCCGCATGGGCATTGTCCATACGCCATGCATCTTCGTCGTCACGCCTCGGCGCTGGGTCCAGGTGGTCGATGTCAGCCAGCTCTATCGCACCATCGACGTAGCGCTTGCCGAAACAGCCGCACCTGCGATCGGCCCGGCGAAGGCCACGCACCGCTAG
- a CDS encoding OsmC family protein, producing the protein MDMDRSASAVWHGSLKEGKGTISTQSSTLKDAQYSFGTRFENGVGTNPEELIAAAHAGCFTMALSGQLTSADLVPDSLETTAVVTMEKTDDGPTVTKIHLTTKAKVPGADKEKFDELAKKAKEGCPISRLLKAAEITLDAQLV; encoded by the coding sequence TTGGATATGGATCGTAGCGCGAGTGCAGTGTGGCATGGCTCTCTCAAAGAGGGCAAGGGAACGATTTCGACGCAGAGCAGCACGTTGAAGGATGCGCAGTACAGCTTTGGAACGCGGTTTGAGAACGGCGTGGGGACGAATCCCGAGGAGTTGATTGCGGCGGCGCATGCGGGCTGTTTCACGATGGCTCTCAGCGGGCAGTTGACGAGCGCCGACCTCGTCCCGGATTCGCTCGAGACTACGGCTGTCGTGACCATGGAGAAAACCGACGACGGCCCGACCGTCACCAAGATTCACCTCACCACCAAGGCGAAGGTTCCGGGGGCGGACAAGGAGAAGTTCGACGAGCTGGCGAAGAAGGCCAAGGAAGGCTGCCCCATCTCGCGCCTGCTGAAGGCGGCCGAGATCACTCTGGATGCGCAGTTGGTCTAG
- the hslU gene encoding ATP-dependent protease ATPase subunit HslU, whose translation MAIFLPGTAEDQALALDEMTPREIVAELDKYVVGQHAAKRAVAIALRNRMRRQKLAPDLADEIMPKNIIMIGPTGVGKTEIARRLAKLTNSPFLKVEASKFTEVGYVGRDVESMIRDLVENAIDMVREEKLEEVEDKAELSAEDRLLDLLLPPSSVPPATIPAPPASASQPVPVETNHTGKVIELPVVTVDEDHTNDHAQENHDRAVAQHEHAQDLKDLPVLANAKERDKLRQQFREGKLDDKTVEIDVRDRNQPSFEIISTQGSEDMDINLKDMIPGLFGQRTKKRKMKVSEAFDYLVQEEEGRLIDMDQVTRVAIERVEDSGMVFLDEIDKIAGREGGHGPDVSREGVQRDILPIVEGTTVSTKYGMVSTDHILFIAAGAFHVTKPSDLIPELQGRFPIRVELHSLTVSDFVRILTEPKSSLVKQSTALLETEGLKLEFTPEALEEMAQFAFKVNETTENIGARRLHTIMERVLDEISFQAPDLFKAAKSMPTQEGVIAEIGPSAPIVSELAPTKAGVATEPQSPPLPVIERKTDTGTEKVIVIDPEYVRQQVASIVKDQDLSRYIL comes from the coding sequence ATGGCAATCTTTTTACCCGGAACCGCTGAAGACCAGGCTCTCGCACTCGACGAGATGACTCCCCGCGAGATCGTCGCGGAACTCGATAAGTATGTTGTCGGCCAGCACGCGGCCAAGCGCGCCGTGGCGATCGCGCTGCGCAACCGCATGCGCCGGCAGAAGCTCGCGCCCGATCTCGCCGACGAGATCATGCCGAAGAACATCATCATGATCGGGCCAACCGGTGTGGGTAAGACGGAAATCGCCCGGCGTCTGGCCAAACTGACGAACTCGCCGTTCTTAAAGGTTGAGGCTTCGAAGTTTACCGAGGTCGGGTACGTCGGGCGGGATGTCGAGTCGATGATTCGGGATCTGGTCGAGAACGCCATCGACATGGTGCGGGAAGAGAAGCTTGAGGAAGTCGAGGACAAGGCGGAGCTGAGCGCCGAGGACCGTCTGCTCGATCTTCTTCTACCGCCGTCGAGCGTGCCTCCTGCAACGATTCCGGCTCCGCCCGCGTCCGCTTCGCAGCCGGTTCCGGTTGAGACGAACCATACGGGCAAGGTAATCGAACTGCCGGTTGTGACCGTCGACGAAGATCACACGAACGACCATGCGCAGGAGAATCATGACCGCGCCGTCGCGCAGCATGAGCACGCGCAGGATCTGAAGGATCTGCCGGTTCTGGCGAATGCGAAGGAACGGGACAAGCTGCGGCAGCAGTTCCGCGAGGGCAAGCTAGACGACAAGACTGTTGAGATCGATGTGCGCGACCGAAACCAGCCGAGCTTCGAGATCATCTCCACGCAGGGCTCCGAGGACATGGACATCAACCTCAAGGACATGATCCCGGGCTTGTTCGGGCAGAGGACGAAGAAGCGCAAGATGAAGGTATCGGAAGCGTTCGACTACCTCGTCCAGGAAGAAGAAGGCCGCCTGATCGACATGGACCAGGTGACGCGGGTCGCCATCGAGCGCGTCGAAGACTCCGGCATGGTGTTCCTCGACGAGATCGACAAGATTGCCGGGCGCGAGGGTGGGCATGGGCCTGACGTCTCGCGCGAGGGCGTGCAGCGGGATATCCTGCCGATCGTTGAAGGCACGACCGTCTCGACCAAGTACGGGATGGTCTCAACCGATCACATCCTGTTCATCGCTGCCGGGGCGTTCCACGTAACGAAACCGTCCGATCTGATTCCGGAGCTACAGGGGCGCTTCCCGATCCGCGTCGAGCTTCACTCGCTCACCGTAAGCGACTTCGTGCGCATCCTCACCGAGCCGAAGAGTTCGCTGGTGAAACAGTCGACCGCGCTGCTCGAGACCGAGGGGCTGAAGCTCGAGTTCACCCCGGAGGCTCTCGAGGAGATGGCGCAGTTCGCCTTCAAGGTGAACGAGACGACAGAGAACATCGGCGCGCGCAGGTTGCACACGATTATGGAGCGCGTGCTCGATGAGATCAGCTTCCAGGCTCCGGACCTGTTCAAGGCAGCCAAGTCAATGCCGACCCAGGAGGGCGTGATCGCCGAGATCGGTCCTTCGGCGCCGATTGTTTCGGAGCTTGCTCCCACGAAGGCCGGGGTAGCGACCGAACCGCAGTCGCCGCCACTTCCTGTCATCGAGCGCAAGACCGATACCGGGACCGAGAAGGTGATCGTGATCGACCCGGAGTACGTGCGGCAGCAGGTCGCCTCGATCGTCAAGGATCAGGATCTTAGCCGCTACATTCTGTAG
- the hslV gene encoding ATP-dependent protease subunit HslV, translated as MKTATAAEAAIARPNQTSHPLDLADGRRIRSTTVLCVRRGDSVVMVADGQVTLGSTVMKGSAKKLRRMYQDKVIAGFAGSTADAFSLFSRFEGKLEQYAGNLGRSAVELAKEWRTDKMLRHLEALLIVTDLKQTFVLSGDGDVIDPDEGVVAIGSGGNYALASARALMENTELSAREIAVKSLEIAGKICIFTNDHLMIEELKA; from the coding sequence ATGAAAACCGCTACCGCTGCAGAAGCAGCAATCGCAAGACCCAACCAAACATCTCATCCGCTCGACCTGGCTGATGGCCGCCGCATTCGCTCGACCACCGTACTGTGCGTGCGGCGCGGAGACTCCGTCGTGATGGTTGCCGACGGACAGGTGACTCTCGGGTCGACCGTAATGAAGGGCTCGGCAAAGAAGCTGCGCCGGATGTACCAGGACAAGGTGATCGCCGGATTCGCGGGATCGACCGCGGACGCCTTCTCTCTCTTCAGTCGCTTCGAGGGCAAGCTGGAGCAGTACGCCGGCAACCTCGGACGGTCGGCCGTCGAACTTGCCAAGGAGTGGCGGACGGACAAGATGCTGCGCCACCTCGAAGCACTCCTCATCGTGACCGACCTCAAGCAGACCTTTGTGCTCTCGGGCGACGGCGACGTGATTGACCCGGACGAGGGCGTCGTCGCAATCGGCTCCGGCGGAAACTACGCGCTCGCCTCGGCGCGGGCGCTGATGGAGAACACCGAACTCAGCGCGCGAGAGATCGCCGTCAAGAGCCTCGAAATCGCCGGAAAGATCTGCATCTTTACCAATGACCACCTCATGATCGAAGAATTAAAGGCATAA
- the bamA gene encoding outer membrane protein assembly factor BamA — MRIFTVKRESGSSLNDQTTPVRPRFSRSRLASALVAVACATVGAPLLTSNAEAQSAPVPAPGSGQTLCQPQVIGNRRIPKESVLARLFSHQGDLYDPALIERDFNSLWNTGYFDDVRIEREDTPACIQIVVIVREKPTIREINYKGVNAVSQSDILDRFKKAKVALSVESQYDPTKIKRAEVVLAELLGEHGHQFATIRTEVKNIPPAAVAITFNVKEGPTVKVGKIQFQGNDSLSDRTLRNAMKNLRPVGIPHSIILENLFARTFDASKLDEDTERVRAAYRERGYFKVIPSEAQVKVRDAGGLNPFTLRPSTGKRADILIPIEEGSRYRLGGVTFTGNKAVTNTKVLRAQFTQKDGEYFNATQFGKGIEQLRKAYGELGYINFVGTPVPRIDEAKKLIYLDIDIDEGKPFYVSRIEFTGNSITRDKVIRRELLLEEGQIYNSRLWDLSILRLNQLNYFEALKADQDSESRQNTDDGTVDLLLKLKEKGKNSIGLNGGISGLSGTFIGLNYETNNFLGLGETLSVQANIGDLSRNLSFGFTEPYLRNKPISLGVQVFTSKYDYNPAKSYSISQGASANLSAAQTSQLTNYNQSTTGLSLSLSQPLRHLFAHTGVTRVGVTYSLSRSSITTFNDNTRNVFQSLAFRSGVTGQNQLNGIITSILSPSFSFSSLDRAVGPHGGRDFNVSMAVAGAGGNVKYIQPVAAYRQFYPMKGLRINKEGHNVLGYRLQFAHITGFGGEVAPPANRIYTGGESDVRGFDVRSSSPYTFIPNKVLFNLTNPDGTVVPRDPTNPVLGNVQIPLPIYRLVSIGGDTSFTANLEYRIPIANQVTFAFFTDFGMTFDLQPGQLKQNASGLSTISSPSYGCPTFVNGACFGGQQVAFPIQLNNVPGTNYVPRMSNGAELQVILPIVNAPFRLYYAYNPLRLYKDVPQQLAVDNATFRSFFPNTGAGLYSYAQALQFYGADYTLREPRKTFRLSVSTTF, encoded by the coding sequence GTGCGTATTTTTACCGTAAAGCGAGAGAGCGGAAGCTCCCTGAACGATCAGACCACGCCTGTGCGCCCGCGCTTTAGCCGCTCCCGCCTCGCAAGTGCCCTTGTTGCCGTCGCCTGTGCGACGGTTGGGGCTCCTCTTCTCACCTCCAACGCCGAGGCGCAGTCTGCCCCGGTTCCAGCGCCGGGCTCTGGCCAGACATTGTGCCAGCCTCAGGTCATTGGAAACCGCCGTATCCCCAAGGAGTCTGTTCTCGCCCGCCTGTTCTCGCACCAGGGCGACCTCTACGATCCGGCGCTGATCGAGCGCGATTTCAACTCGCTGTGGAATACCGGCTACTTCGACGATGTGCGCATCGAGCGTGAGGACACCCCGGCCTGTATCCAGATCGTCGTGATCGTCCGCGAGAAGCCCACCATTCGCGAGATCAACTACAAGGGCGTCAACGCCGTCTCGCAGTCTGACATTCTCGACCGGTTCAAGAAGGCCAAGGTCGCGCTTTCGGTCGAGAGCCAGTACGACCCGACCAAGATCAAGCGCGCCGAAGTCGTGTTGGCCGAACTGCTCGGCGAGCATGGACACCAGTTCGCGACCATTCGGACCGAAGTCAAGAACATTCCTCCAGCAGCCGTCGCGATCACCTTCAACGTGAAGGAAGGCCCGACGGTTAAGGTCGGCAAGATCCAGTTCCAGGGCAATGACAGCCTGAGCGACCGCACGCTGCGTAATGCGATGAAGAATCTGCGGCCAGTCGGCATTCCGCACTCGATCATCCTCGAGAACCTTTTCGCCCGCACGTTCGACGCGAGCAAGCTCGATGAAGACACCGAGCGCGTCCGTGCGGCTTACCGTGAGCGCGGCTACTTCAAGGTGATCCCGAGCGAGGCGCAGGTTAAGGTGCGCGACGCGGGAGGTCTGAATCCGTTTACGTTGCGTCCTTCGACCGGCAAGCGCGCGGACATCCTGATCCCGATCGAAGAGGGTTCGCGCTACCGGCTTGGCGGCGTTACCTTCACCGGCAACAAGGCTGTCACGAACACCAAGGTGCTGCGCGCGCAGTTCACGCAGAAGGATGGCGAGTACTTCAACGCCACGCAGTTCGGCAAGGGCATCGAACAGCTTCGCAAAGCGTATGGCGAACTTGGCTACATCAACTTCGTCGGGACCCCGGTACCGCGAATCGACGAAGCCAAGAAGCTGATCTACCTCGATATCGACATCGACGAAGGCAAGCCGTTCTATGTATCGCGCATTGAATTCACGGGAAACAGCATCACGCGTGACAAGGTCATCCGTCGCGAGCTTCTTCTCGAAGAAGGCCAGATCTACAACAGCCGCCTGTGGGATCTCTCGATCCTGCGTCTGAACCAGTTGAACTACTTCGAAGCGCTGAAGGCCGACCAGGACTCGGAATCGCGTCAGAACACCGACGACGGCACCGTCGACCTGCTGCTGAAGCTCAAGGAGAAGGGCAAGAACTCCATTGGCCTTAACGGCGGTATCAGCGGCCTTTCGGGAACGTTTATCGGGTTGAACTACGAGACGAACAACTTCCTCGGACTCGGCGAAACGCTTTCCGTGCAGGCGAACATCGGCGACCTTTCGCGCAACCTGAGCTTCGGGTTCACCGAGCCTTACCTGCGCAACAAGCCGATCTCACTCGGTGTGCAGGTGTTCACGAGCAAGTACGACTACAACCCGGCGAAGAGCTACTCGATCTCGCAGGGCGCTTCGGCCAACCTGAGCGCGGCTCAGACGTCGCAGTTGACGAACTATAACCAGTCGACGACCGGCCTTTCGCTCTCGCTGTCGCAGCCTCTGCGTCATCTCTTCGCGCATACGGGCGTGACCCGCGTCGGCGTCACGTACTCGCTGTCGCGTTCTTCGATCACGACGTTCAACGACAACACGCGCAACGTTTTCCAGTCGCTGGCCTTCCGCTCGGGCGTAACCGGCCAGAACCAGTTGAACGGCATCATCACGTCGATCCTGTCGCCGAGCTTCAGCTTCTCCAGCCTCGATCGCGCAGTCGGCCCGCATGGTGGACGCGACTTCAACGTGAGCATGGCGGTCGCGGGTGCAGGCGGAAACGTCAAGTACATCCAGCCCGTCGCGGCGTACCGGCAGTTCTACCCGATGAAGGGTCTGCGGATCAACAAGGAGGGCCACAACGTCCTCGGGTACCGCCTGCAGTTCGCTCACATCACCGGCTTCGGCGGCGAAGTGGCTCCCCCGGCAAACCGCATCTACACCGGCGGCGAGTCGGACGTACGCGGCTTCGACGTGCGATCGTCGTCGCCCTACACGTTCATCCCGAACAAGGTGCTCTTCAACCTGACGAACCCGGACGGTACGGTCGTTCCGCGTGATCCGACCAACCCCGTCCTGGGCAACGTTCAGATCCCGCTGCCGATCTACCGCCTTGTTTCGATCGGTGGCGACACGAGCTTCACGGCGAACCTCGAATACCGCATCCCGATCGCCAACCAGGTCACGTTCGCATTCTTTACCGACTTCGGCATGACGTTCGATCTGCAGCCGGGACAGTTGAAGCAGAACGCCTCAGGTCTGTCGACAATCTCGAGCCCGTCGTATGGCTGCCCGACGTTCGTCAACGGCGCCTGCTTCGGCGGACAACAGGTGGCGTTCCCGATCCAGTTGAACAACGTTCCGGGAACGAACTACGTGCCGCGTATGTCGAACGGTGCCGAGCTGCAGGTCATCCTGCCGATCGTCAACGCACCGTTCCGGCTCTACTACGCGTACAACCCGCTCCGCCTCTACAAGGACGTGCCGCAGCAGCTTGCGGTCGACAACGCGACCTTCCGCAGCTTCTTCCCGAACACCGGCGCCGGGCTCTACAGCTACGCGCAGGCGCTGCAGTTCTACGGAGCGGACTATACGCTGCGTGAGCCGAGGAAGACGTTCCGGTTGTCGGTCAGCACGACCTTCTAA
- a CDS encoding M20 metallopeptidase family protein produces MLRSSIALGCLCLSPAFAPAQDIAAFEQKQLPVLVDTYKQIHAHPELSHFEINTSALVAAELRKSGYTVTDHVGVYPDGSKAFGVVGILKNGSGPALLVRGDMDALPITEETGVPYASHVKTKNKAGQEVGVMEACGHDVHTTVLIGTARTLAANRSAWHGTLMIVGQPSEETIDGAKAMVADHLFERFGKPDMVIGLHDTNTRAAGTVSLAAGPAMASSTSVDVTIRGIGGHGAYPYAGRDPIVLAAEYIVQIQTIVSREEDPREPAVVTVGSIHGGTKRNIIPDEVKLELTTRAFSDQSRQVILDGLKQIALGIGTTAGLPPERMPTVTVQENESTPVLVNDPALSARVRATLVATLGAANVFDEPVTMGSEDVGVFGIAAKAPTVYFRLGAMYPDRLATANAAGQLLPGLHTSKFEPDPEPTLATGVKSLTAVAISLLQ; encoded by the coding sequence TTGCTCCGATCCTCCATCGCTCTCGGCTGTCTCTGCCTCTCGCCCGCGTTCGCTCCCGCGCAAGACATCGCCGCCTTCGAGCAGAAGCAACTGCCCGTCCTCGTCGACACCTACAAGCAGATCCATGCCCACCCCGAGCTCTCCCACTTCGAGATCAACACGTCAGCGCTCGTCGCGGCCGAACTCCGCAAATCCGGTTACACCGTTACGGATCACGTAGGCGTCTACCCCGACGGCTCGAAGGCCTTCGGCGTCGTCGGCATCCTCAAGAACGGCTCCGGGCCCGCCCTCCTTGTCCGCGGCGACATGGACGCACTCCCCATCACCGAAGAGACCGGCGTCCCGTATGCTTCGCACGTCAAGACCAAGAACAAAGCCGGTCAGGAGGTCGGGGTCATGGAGGCCTGCGGGCACGACGTCCACACCACAGTTCTCATCGGCACCGCCCGCACGCTCGCCGCGAACAGGTCCGCCTGGCACGGTACCCTCATGATCGTGGGTCAGCCTTCCGAGGAGACCATCGACGGGGCCAAAGCCATGGTGGCCGACCATCTCTTCGAGCGCTTCGGCAAGCCCGACATGGTCATCGGCCTCCATGACACCAACACTCGCGCCGCCGGCACCGTCAGTCTTGCGGCCGGCCCCGCGATGGCTTCCTCTACCTCCGTCGACGTCACCATCCGCGGCATCGGCGGCCACGGAGCCTACCCCTACGCCGGGCGCGACCCCATCGTCCTTGCCGCCGAGTACATCGTGCAGATCCAGACCATCGTCAGCCGCGAAGAGGACCCCCGCGAGCCAGCCGTCGTCACCGTCGGCTCGATCCACGGCGGCACCAAGCGCAACATCATCCCCGACGAGGTCAAACTCGAACTCACTACACGCGCCTTCTCCGACCAGAGCCGCCAGGTCATTCTCGACGGCCTGAAGCAAATTGCCCTCGGCATCGGAACCACCGCCGGCCTTCCGCCGGAAAGGATGCCCACCGTCACGGTCCAGGAGAACGAGTCCACCCCCGTCCTCGTCAACGATCCGGCCCTCTCCGCTCGCGTCAGAGCCACATTGGTCGCAACCCTTGGAGCGGCCAACGTCTTCGACGAACCCGTCACCATGGGCTCGGAAGACGTAGGCGTCTTCGGCATCGCCGCCAAGGCACCCACCGTCTACTTCCGTCTCGGAGCCATGTACCCGGACCGCCTCGCCACCGCAAACGCTGCCGGCCAACTCCTCCCCGGCCTGCACACCAGCAAGTTCGAACCGGATCCTGAACCCACCCTCGCCACTGGCGTCAAAAGCCTTACCGCTGTCGCCATCTCGCTGCTCCAGTAG